A window of the Tachysurus fulvidraco isolate hzauxx_2018 chromosome 6, HZAU_PFXX_2.0, whole genome shotgun sequence genome harbors these coding sequences:
- the pla1a gene encoding phospholipase A1 member A isoform X1: MTWKWVNVICTLLSLFTSVVGNTQDKIVNVEESMENCADFNNTTYEKYRNMKGVYVQYLLLTRRNADCASLFTQDCLNHTQNHTVHFTSTLPTKVIIHGYRVLGRKPSWVSGLAQALLEKEDANILVVDWLLGASYAYNNVVDNYKEVAVQISILINQLSTSGVNLELFHLIGISLGAHVAGFVGTLFKGKLGRITGLDPAGPMFKNADPFDRLDPSDAMFVEAIHTDSDKFGISIPVGHVDFFVNGGLDQTGCVQSSFTSIFIYFPVYGYVICDHMRALHVYMSALNGFCALTGFPCSSYEAFLAGQCTSCDGVFNNICPQIGLLKNSGITASPLPIHGKVYLLTTSEVPFCVHHIMIELKVSQLEKTAVVVLTLVSMQDIKTEQKLYLNKDKTIYKKVIGYPEPLCKIESIHLKNTGALLYRQGNIHFEYVCVSTMPKMRRTDTLCVENIMISRRTPWSHDLIQVC, translated from the exons ATGACTTGGAAATGGGTAAACGTCATCTgcactcttctgtctctcttcacATCAGTGGTTG GTAACACTCAGGATAAAATTGTTAATGTAGAAGAATCCATGGAAAACTGTGCAGACTTCAACAACACAACAtatgaaaaatacagaaatatgaaaGGTGTATACGTCCAGTACCTACTCCTAACACGAAGGAATGCAGACTGTGCTAGTCTTTTCACCCAGGACTGTCTCAACCACACACAGAACCATACTGTACACTTTACCAGTACCCTTCCCACTAAAGTCATTATTCATGGATATAG AGTTCTTGGCAGGAAGCCCTCCTGGGTTAGTGGCTTAGCCCAGGCTTTGTTAGAGAAGGAGGATGCAAACATCTTGGTGGTAGACTGGCTTCTTGGAGCCTCTTATGCCTACAACAACGTTGTGGATAATTACAAAGAGGTGGCTGTACAGATATCAATTCTTATAAATCAGCTTTCG ACCAGTGGCGTCAATCTGGAATTATTCCATCTCATTGGCATAAGCCTGGGAGCTCATGTAGCAGGATTCGTAGGAACTCTGTTCAAAGGCAAACTGGGACGAATTACAG GTCTCGACCCAGCAGGGCCCATGTTTAAAAATGCTGACCCATTTGACCGCCTGGATCCCTCAGATGCCATGTTTGTGGAGGCTATACACACTGACTCTGACA AATTTGGAATATCTATTCCTGTTGGGCATGTGGATTTCTTTGTCAATGGTGGGCTGGACCAAACTGGATGTGTACAGTCAAGTTTTACATCAA tttttatttattttccagtctATGGCTATGTAATCTGTGACCATATGAGGGCGCTGCATGTGTACATGAGTGCACTAAATGGCTTCTGTGCGCTCACTGGCTTCCCTTGCTCCAGTTATGAGGCTTTCCTGGCAGGCCAGTGTACCAGCTGTGATGGCGTTTTTAACAACATCTGCCCACAGATAG GCTTGCTGAAGAACAGTGGGATAACAGCATCCCCATTACCCATACATGGAAAGGTCTATCTCCTGACTACATCTGAAGTTCCCTTTTgtg TCCATCACATAATGATTGAGCTAAAAGTGTCCCAGCTGGAAAAGACTGCAGTGGTGGTGCTCACACTGGTCTCCATGCAAGACATCAAGACAGAGCAGAAACTCTATCT aaataaagacaaaaccATTTATAAAAAAGTAATAGGGTATCCAGAGCCTCTATGCAAGATCGAGTCCATCCATCTGAAGAATACTGGAGCATTATTATACAGACAAGGGAACATCCACTTTGAATACGTTTGTGTCTCCACAATGCCtaaaatgag gaGAACAGACACATTGTGTGTGGAGAACATAATGATCAGTAGGAGGACACCATGGTCACATGATTTAATCCAGGTGTGCTGA
- the hsd3b1 gene encoding hydroxy-delta-5-steroid dehydrogenase, 3 beta- and steroid delta-isomerase 1, producing MSFTGDVCVVTGACGFLGGKLIKLLLEEENLAEIRLLDRCIRPELIQSLEDCQGETKLSTFEGDIRDSELLRKVCKGASVIFHTASLIDVTGSINYSELYGVNVKGTKLLLEACIQENVASFIYTSSIEVAGPNHRGDPIINGNEDTVYNAYLKFPYSQTKKEAEQLCLNAQGAMLQNGGRLATCVLRPMYMYGEGCRFTLGHMRDGIRNGDVLLRTSRREAKVNPVYVGNVTLAHLQAARALRDPKKRVVVGGNFYYISDDTPPVSYSDFNHAVLVSLGFGIQDKPTLPFPILYLICFLMEVVKVLLRPFLSFTPPLNRQLLIMLNTPFTFSYQKAHRDLGYTPRYNWEEARKQTTDWLASVLPRERQQINMK from the exons ATGTCTTTTAccggagatgtgtgtgtggtaacaGGAGCGTGTGGCTTTCTTGGGGGTAAGCTAATTAAGCTACTACTGGAGGAGGAGAATCTTGCAGAGATACGACTGTTAGACAGATGTATTCGACCTGAGCTCATTCAGTCACTAGAAG atTGCCAGGGTGAGACAAAACTGAGTACGTTCGAAGGCGACATCAGGGACAGTGAGCTGCTAAGGAAAGTGTGTAAAGGAGCATCCGTTATTTTCCACACTGCCTCTCTCATCGATGTCACAGGATCTATTAACTACAGTGAACTGTATGGGGTAAACGTGAAAG GTACCAAATTGCTTCTAGAGGCATGTATACAGGAGAATGTTGCTTCCTTCATATACACCAGTAGCATTGAGGTTGCTGGTCCAAATCATCGTGGTGACCCTATCATCAATGGTAATGAGGACACAGTGTACAACGCTTACTTAAAGTTTCCCTACAGCCAGACCAAGAAGGAAGCTGAACAGCTTTGCCTTAACGCCCAGGGTGCAATGCTACAAAATGGAGGCCGACTGGCTACCTGTGTTCTCAGGCCGATGTATATGTATGGTGAGGGCTGCAGGTTTACTTTAGGCCACATGAGGGACGGAATTCGGAATGGTGACGTGTTACTGAGGACTTCGCGACGTGAAGCTAAAGTCAATCCTGTATACGTTGGAAATGTGACTCTTGCACATCTGCAGGCCGCGCGAGCTCTGAGGGATCCAAAAAAGAGAGTAGTGGTTGGTGGGAATTTTTACTACATCTCAGATGACACTCCACCTGTCAGCTATTCTGACTTCAACCACGCTGTTCTGGTATCACTTGGCTTTGGTATACAGGATAAACCCACCTTGCCCTTCCCTATTCTGTACCTCATCTGCTTTCTCATGGAGGTGGTCAAAGTCTTGCTCCGTCCCTTTCTAAGCTTTACCCCACCACTGAATAGGCAGCTTTTGATCATGCTAAACACACCTTTCACCTTCTCTTATCAAAAGGCCCACCGAGATCTGGGATACACTCCTCGTTATAACTGGGAAGAGGCACGCAAACAGACAACCGATTGGCTGGCATCAGTCTTGCCCAGAGAAAGACAACAAatcaatatgaaataa
- the pla1a gene encoding phospholipase A1 member A isoform X3 has translation MTWKWVNVICTLLSLFTSVVGNTQDKIVNVEESMENCADFNNTTYEKYRNMKGVYVQYLLLTRRNADCASLFTQDCLNHTQNHTVHFTSTLPTKVIIHGYRVLGRKPSWVSGLAQALLEKEDANILVVDWLLGASYAYNNVVDNYKEVAVQISILINQLSTSGVNLELFHLIGISLGAHVAGFVGTLFKGKLGRITGLDPAGPMFKNADPFDRLDPSDAMFVEAIHTDSDKFGISIPVGHVDFFVNGGLDQTGCVQSSFTSIFIYFPVYGYVICDHMRALHVYMSALNGFCALTGFPCSSYEAFLAGQCTSCDGVFNNICPQIGLLKNSGITASPLPIHGKVYLLTTSEVPFCVHHIMIELKVSQLEKTAVVVLTLVSMQDIKTEQKLYLPCVQGQHFNDSKAHLFPSAVLHAIQY, from the exons ATGACTTGGAAATGGGTAAACGTCATCTgcactcttctgtctctcttcacATCAGTGGTTG GTAACACTCAGGATAAAATTGTTAATGTAGAAGAATCCATGGAAAACTGTGCAGACTTCAACAACACAACAtatgaaaaatacagaaatatgaaaGGTGTATACGTCCAGTACCTACTCCTAACACGAAGGAATGCAGACTGTGCTAGTCTTTTCACCCAGGACTGTCTCAACCACACACAGAACCATACTGTACACTTTACCAGTACCCTTCCCACTAAAGTCATTATTCATGGATATAG AGTTCTTGGCAGGAAGCCCTCCTGGGTTAGTGGCTTAGCCCAGGCTTTGTTAGAGAAGGAGGATGCAAACATCTTGGTGGTAGACTGGCTTCTTGGAGCCTCTTATGCCTACAACAACGTTGTGGATAATTACAAAGAGGTGGCTGTACAGATATCAATTCTTATAAATCAGCTTTCG ACCAGTGGCGTCAATCTGGAATTATTCCATCTCATTGGCATAAGCCTGGGAGCTCATGTAGCAGGATTCGTAGGAACTCTGTTCAAAGGCAAACTGGGACGAATTACAG GTCTCGACCCAGCAGGGCCCATGTTTAAAAATGCTGACCCATTTGACCGCCTGGATCCCTCAGATGCCATGTTTGTGGAGGCTATACACACTGACTCTGACA AATTTGGAATATCTATTCCTGTTGGGCATGTGGATTTCTTTGTCAATGGTGGGCTGGACCAAACTGGATGTGTACAGTCAAGTTTTACATCAA tttttatttattttccagtctATGGCTATGTAATCTGTGACCATATGAGGGCGCTGCATGTGTACATGAGTGCACTAAATGGCTTCTGTGCGCTCACTGGCTTCCCTTGCTCCAGTTATGAGGCTTTCCTGGCAGGCCAGTGTACCAGCTGTGATGGCGTTTTTAACAACATCTGCCCACAGATAG GCTTGCTGAAGAACAGTGGGATAACAGCATCCCCATTACCCATACATGGAAAGGTCTATCTCCTGACTACATCTGAAGTTCCCTTTTgtg TCCATCACATAATGATTGAGCTAAAAGTGTCCCAGCTGGAAAAGACTGCAGTGGTGGTGCTCACACTGGTCTCCATGCAAGACATCAAGACAGAGCAGAAACTCTATCT GCCTTGTGTACAAGGTCAGCATTTCAATGACAGTAAAGCCCATCTCTTCCCATCAGCTGTCCTGCATGCCATCCAATACTAA
- the pla1a gene encoding phospholipase A1 member A isoform X4, producing MTWKWVNVICTLLSLFTSVVGNTQDKIVNVEESMENCADFNNTTYEKYRNMKGVYVQYLLLTRRNADCASLFTQDCLNHTQNHTVHFTSTLPTKVIIHGYRVLGRKPSWVSGLAQALLEKEDANILVVDWLLGASYAYNNVVDNYKEVAVQISILINQLSTSGVNLELFHLIGISLGAHVAGFVGTLFKGKLGRITGLDPAGPMFKNADPFDRLDPSDAMFVEAIHTDSDKFGISIPVGHVDFFVNGGLDQTGCVQSSFTSIFIYFPVYGYVICDHMRALHVYMSALNGFCALTGFPCSSYEAFLAGQCTSCDGVFNNICPQIGLLKNSGITASPLPIHGKVYLLTTSEVPFCGLVYKVSISMTVKPISSHQLSCMPSNTNLSSPHETQYHPQLVQA from the exons ATGACTTGGAAATGGGTAAACGTCATCTgcactcttctgtctctcttcacATCAGTGGTTG GTAACACTCAGGATAAAATTGTTAATGTAGAAGAATCCATGGAAAACTGTGCAGACTTCAACAACACAACAtatgaaaaatacagaaatatgaaaGGTGTATACGTCCAGTACCTACTCCTAACACGAAGGAATGCAGACTGTGCTAGTCTTTTCACCCAGGACTGTCTCAACCACACACAGAACCATACTGTACACTTTACCAGTACCCTTCCCACTAAAGTCATTATTCATGGATATAG AGTTCTTGGCAGGAAGCCCTCCTGGGTTAGTGGCTTAGCCCAGGCTTTGTTAGAGAAGGAGGATGCAAACATCTTGGTGGTAGACTGGCTTCTTGGAGCCTCTTATGCCTACAACAACGTTGTGGATAATTACAAAGAGGTGGCTGTACAGATATCAATTCTTATAAATCAGCTTTCG ACCAGTGGCGTCAATCTGGAATTATTCCATCTCATTGGCATAAGCCTGGGAGCTCATGTAGCAGGATTCGTAGGAACTCTGTTCAAAGGCAAACTGGGACGAATTACAG GTCTCGACCCAGCAGGGCCCATGTTTAAAAATGCTGACCCATTTGACCGCCTGGATCCCTCAGATGCCATGTTTGTGGAGGCTATACACACTGACTCTGACA AATTTGGAATATCTATTCCTGTTGGGCATGTGGATTTCTTTGTCAATGGTGGGCTGGACCAAACTGGATGTGTACAGTCAAGTTTTACATCAA tttttatttattttccagtctATGGCTATGTAATCTGTGACCATATGAGGGCGCTGCATGTGTACATGAGTGCACTAAATGGCTTCTGTGCGCTCACTGGCTTCCCTTGCTCCAGTTATGAGGCTTTCCTGGCAGGCCAGTGTACCAGCTGTGATGGCGTTTTTAACAACATCTGCCCACAGATAG GCTTGCTGAAGAACAGTGGGATAACAGCATCCCCATTACCCATACATGGAAAGGTCTATCTCCTGACTACATCTGAAGTTCCCTTTTgtg GCCTTGTGTACAAGGTCAGCATTTCAATGACAGTAAAGCCCATCTCTTCCCATCAGCTGTCCTGCATGCCATCCAATACTAACCTTTCCTCCCCCCATGAAACGCAATATCACCCACAGCTGGTGCAAGCATGA
- the pla1a gene encoding phospholipase A1 member A isoform X2, with product MTWKWVNVICTLLSLFTSVVGNTQDKIVNVEESMENCADFNNTTYEKYRNMKGVYVQYLLLTRRNADCASLFTQDCLNHTQNHTVHFTSTLPTKVIIHGYRVLGRKPSWVSGLAQALLEKEDANILVVDWLLGASYAYNNVVDNYKEVAVQISILINQLSTSGVNLELFHLIGISLGAHVAGFVGTLFKGKLGRITGLDPAGPMFKNADPFDRLDPSDAMFVEAIHTDSDKFGISIPVGHVDFFVNGGLDQTGCVQSSFTSIYGYVICDHMRALHVYMSALNGFCALTGFPCSSYEAFLAGQCTSCDGVFNNICPQIGLLKNSGITASPLPIHGKVYLLTTSEVPFCVHHIMIELKVSQLEKTAVVVLTLVSMQDIKTEQKLYLNKDKTIYKKVIGYPEPLCKIESIHLKNTGALLYRQGNIHFEYVCVSTMPKMRRTDTLCVENIMISRRTPWSHDLIQVC from the exons ATGACTTGGAAATGGGTAAACGTCATCTgcactcttctgtctctcttcacATCAGTGGTTG GTAACACTCAGGATAAAATTGTTAATGTAGAAGAATCCATGGAAAACTGTGCAGACTTCAACAACACAACAtatgaaaaatacagaaatatgaaaGGTGTATACGTCCAGTACCTACTCCTAACACGAAGGAATGCAGACTGTGCTAGTCTTTTCACCCAGGACTGTCTCAACCACACACAGAACCATACTGTACACTTTACCAGTACCCTTCCCACTAAAGTCATTATTCATGGATATAG AGTTCTTGGCAGGAAGCCCTCCTGGGTTAGTGGCTTAGCCCAGGCTTTGTTAGAGAAGGAGGATGCAAACATCTTGGTGGTAGACTGGCTTCTTGGAGCCTCTTATGCCTACAACAACGTTGTGGATAATTACAAAGAGGTGGCTGTACAGATATCAATTCTTATAAATCAGCTTTCG ACCAGTGGCGTCAATCTGGAATTATTCCATCTCATTGGCATAAGCCTGGGAGCTCATGTAGCAGGATTCGTAGGAACTCTGTTCAAAGGCAAACTGGGACGAATTACAG GTCTCGACCCAGCAGGGCCCATGTTTAAAAATGCTGACCCATTTGACCGCCTGGATCCCTCAGATGCCATGTTTGTGGAGGCTATACACACTGACTCTGACA AATTTGGAATATCTATTCCTGTTGGGCATGTGGATTTCTTTGTCAATGGTGGGCTGGACCAAACTGGATGTGTACAGTCAAGTTTTACATCAA tctATGGCTATGTAATCTGTGACCATATGAGGGCGCTGCATGTGTACATGAGTGCACTAAATGGCTTCTGTGCGCTCACTGGCTTCCCTTGCTCCAGTTATGAGGCTTTCCTGGCAGGCCAGTGTACCAGCTGTGATGGCGTTTTTAACAACATCTGCCCACAGATAG GCTTGCTGAAGAACAGTGGGATAACAGCATCCCCATTACCCATACATGGAAAGGTCTATCTCCTGACTACATCTGAAGTTCCCTTTTgtg TCCATCACATAATGATTGAGCTAAAAGTGTCCCAGCTGGAAAAGACTGCAGTGGTGGTGCTCACACTGGTCTCCATGCAAGACATCAAGACAGAGCAGAAACTCTATCT aaataaagacaaaaccATTTATAAAAAAGTAATAGGGTATCCAGAGCCTCTATGCAAGATCGAGTCCATCCATCTGAAGAATACTGGAGCATTATTATACAGACAAGGGAACATCCACTTTGAATACGTTTGTGTCTCCACAATGCCtaaaatgag gaGAACAGACACATTGTGTGTGGAGAACATAATGATCAGTAGGAGGACACCATGGTCACATGATTTAATCCAGGTGTGCTGA